One region of Clostridia bacterium genomic DNA includes:
- a CDS encoding bacitracin ABC transporter ATP-binding protein has product DPEGFRDMRALLRELVQQRGMTVLLSSHLLHEVEQVATRVGVIRGGKMLVEASVDELRNRAARRIEVAVSDPPRAARLLRDRFGWPVSALEDGTLLVHGAADPSRIAQAVVGESIRLRRLVEREPSLEDVFFALSEGGPR; this is encoded by the coding sequence GACCCGGAAGGGTTCCGCGACATGCGGGCCCTGCTGCGCGAGTTGGTCCAGCAACGCGGTATGACCGTCCTGCTCAGCAGCCACCTCCTGCATGAGGTCGAACAGGTCGCGACGCGCGTCGGGGTGATCCGCGGCGGGAAGATGCTCGTGGAAGCGTCGGTCGATGAGTTGCGGAACCGGGCCGCGCGCCGGATCGAGGTGGCGGTGTCCGATCCGCCGAGGGCCGCGCGCCTGCTGCGGGATCGGTTCGGGTGGCCGGTGAGCGCTCTCGAAGACGGCACGCTCCTTGTTCACGGCGCGGCCGACCCGTCGCGGATCGCGCAGGCCGTGGTGGGCGAGAGCATCCGTCTCCGACGCCTCGTGGAGCGCGAGCCGAGCTTGGAAGACGTCTTTTTCGCCCTGTCCGAAGGAGGCCCGCGGTGA
- a CDS encoding ABC transporter permease, with amino-acid sequence MMLDCLVVELAKWRRTPFVWVTVAAAMASPLLGGLLLHMMRTPAGWDEAMHWNALMQQVFMFHSALIGPLVATLIGAYAVALEHQSDTWKVAFATGVARWKVVLAKALLALGWVLVLSALVLLGSAAIGWVLIGTPAGMDVARWVETLLAAGAGLAVMVPAYQLVALVTRSFFVASGLGIVATVAGFILLQSRYAGLFPVSGATVLVARLVDVLPGSDLIGGPATWLAVLAAVLVGSVAAGVWYVERADAR; translated from the coding sequence GTGATGCTGGATTGCCTTGTCGTCGAGCTCGCGAAGTGGCGGCGCACGCCCTTTGTCTGGGTCACGGTCGCGGCGGCAATGGCTTCCCCCCTGCTGGGCGGGCTGCTCCTGCACATGATGAGAACCCCGGCGGGCTGGGACGAGGCCATGCATTGGAATGCGCTCATGCAGCAGGTGTTCATGTTTCACTCCGCCCTCATCGGCCCGCTGGTGGCGACATTGATCGGGGCGTACGCCGTGGCTCTTGAGCATCAGTCCGACACGTGGAAGGTCGCGTTCGCGACTGGCGTGGCACGTTGGAAGGTCGTTCTGGCCAAGGCGTTGCTCGCGCTGGGCTGGGTGCTCGTCCTGAGCGCCCTCGTTCTCCTCGGCAGCGCGGCGATCGGCTGGGTGCTCATCGGAACTCCGGCTGGCATGGACGTCGCGCGGTGGGTGGAGACCCTTCTGGCGGCCGGCGCCGGCCTTGCCGTGATGGTGCCGGCATATCAACTGGTCGCCCTTGTGACCCGCAGCTTCTTCGTCGCGAGCGGCCTGGGCATCGTGGCGACCGTGGCGGGATTCATCCTCTTGCAGTCCAGGTACGCGGGGCTGTTTCCCGTCTCCGGCGCGACGGTCCTCGTCGCTCGTCTCGTGGATGTGCTTCCGGGATCTGACCTCATTGGCGGTCCGGCCACGTGGCTCGCCGTGCTGGCGGCCGTGCTCGTCGGATCGGTGGCGGCGGGGGTGTGGTATGTCGAACGAGCGGACGCCCGATGA